A portion of the Juglans microcarpa x Juglans regia isolate MS1-56 chromosome 1D, Jm3101_v1.0, whole genome shotgun sequence genome contains these proteins:
- the LOC121250362 gene encoding uncharacterized protein LOC121250362, translating into MTENSNRRSFTRKQSSGVIVKSDSPLSSKKKNSIDRIEDGHARISSTGTHNKPVRSRIEKMGPICKSRKEAAAAAPLLQYSVEEDIDLDKQLAKEICYDDRECKWLSSDCTTPWSVFEENRLFSPCSSLENPIPDAEKTSKNDLNGGKIVTWLLSSSNLSDANGSCSENVEWQSCEEPKSCDNSSTPPSSMPDESSQIFYPNRTGFPASLVNLDGEDSDLISDKTLELVYLQSDFPSPSYKSSLLSTEDFNSTSTEHVSEASLEDFNSDEPIFWPFEREFDWRSQEPWIWFSTSPRKDIISPSKSVGVKLHAKKVEPRGCRRRLEFSSKRTASKTLELEQQDSSNDVRRIKTVPSRLSKTTENTMKIVPLEMEDGILKPKEDGFESNDKLPIEKEDFVLDEELPIEKLLGLDEFDGHEGIDSGIDGDVFLLDVFF; encoded by the coding sequence ATGACTGAAAACTCCAACAGAAGGAGCTTCACTAGAAAACAAAGTTCTGGGGTTATTGTGAAGAGTGACTCTCCTTTGTCCTCCAAGAAAAAGAATAGCATTGATCGTATAGAAGATGGACATGCTAGAATATCTTCAACAGGCACTCACAACAAACCCGTTAGATCACGCATTGAAAAGATGGGTCCCATCTGTAAATCCAGAAAGgaggctgctgctgctgctcctCTTCTCCAATATTCTGTAGAAGAGGATATTGATCTTGATAAACAGTTGGCCAAGGAAATTTGCTATGATGATAGGGAGTGTAAGTGGTTGTCTTCAGATTGCACAACCCCTTGGTCAGTTTTTGAGGAGAATAGGCTGTTTTCTCCATGTTCAAGTCTTGAGAATCCCATCCCAGATGCAGAGAAGACTTCCAAGAATGATTTGAATGGAGGGAAGATAGTTACATGGCTACTGAGCTCAAGTAATCTGAGTGATGCAAATGGAAGCTGTTCTGAGAATGTTGAATGGCAGTCCTGTGAGGAACCCAAAAGTTGTGACAACTCTTCAACTCCTCCAAGCAGCATGCCCGATGAATCCTCTCAAATTTTCTACCCGAACAGAACGGGTTTCCCGGCCTCTTTGGTAAATCTTGATGGTGAAGATTCTGACTTGATTTCAGATAAAACTCTGGAGTTGGTTTACTTGCAATCTGATTTTCCTAGCCCATCGTACAAGAGCAGTTTGCTTTCAACAGAAGATTTCAATAGCACTTCAACCGAGCATGTTTCTGAAGCTAGTTTGGAAGATTTCAATTCTGATGAACCAATTTTCTGGCCCTTTGAACGGGAATTCGATTGGAGATCTCAGGAGCCTTggatttggttttctacttcgCCTCGAAAGGACATCATATCTCCTTCCAAATCTGTTGGAGTAAAACTGCATGCTAAAAAGGTTGAACCTAGAGGTTGTAGGAGAAGGCTTGAATTCAGCTCAAAACGAACAGCTTCAAAGACACTAGAGTTGGAGCAACAAGACAGCTCCAATGATGTCCGCAGGATCAAAACTGTGCCTTCAAGATTGAGCAAAACAACCGAAAACACCATGAAAATTGTGCCCTTAGAAATGGAAgatggcattctaaaaccaaaAGAAGATGGTTTTGAATCAAACGATAAACTACCGATTGAAAAGGAAGACTTTGTGTTGGATGAAGAACTTCCAATTGAGAAGCTGTTGGGTCTTGATGAATTCGACGGGCATGAGGGAATTGATTCAGGAATTGATGGAGATGTTTTCTTATTGGATGTTTTCTTCTGA
- the LOC121246355 gene encoding uncharacterized protein LOC121246355: MRLIEWSRVVFGNSKRKLNSKLKQLSALQSFNTGNLGKDIKRIQEEIDQLLEEEDVTWKQRAKQKWLKDGDRNSKFFHHCSNQRRKTNTIKCIKDEEGTEAVTHKAIANQFRVFFKGLFTTSCLEGMAEYLGSVEARISSDMSSFLSKKFTEKEVE, translated from the coding sequence ATGAGGTTAATTGAGTGGAGTAGGGTTGTTTTCGGGAATTCAAAGAGAAAGCTTAACAGCAAACTCAAGCAACTAAGTGCACTGCAAAGCTTTAATACAGGGAACCTAGGCAAGGATATTAAAAGAATTCAAGAGGAAATTGACCAACTGTTGGAAGAGGAAGATGTcacttggaaacaaagagcCAAACAAAAGTGGCTTAAGGATGGGGATAGGAACTCCAAGTTCTTTCATCATTGTTCTAACCAAAGACGGAAAACAAACACTATCAAGTGTATCAAAGATGAAGAAGGGACTGAAGCTGTCACTCATAAGGCAATTGCAAATCAATTTCGAGTTTTCTTCAAGGGTTTGTTTACTACTTCCTGTCTTGAAGGAATGGCAGAATATCTTGGCAGTGTGGAGGCCAGGATTAGTAGTGATATGAGCTCATTCTTATCTAAAAAATTCACTGAAAAAGAAGTAGAATAG